A region of Pseudomonas sp. Marseille-Q3773 DNA encodes the following proteins:
- a CDS encoding cupin domain-containing protein has protein sequence MTQKLTVFRELDIQPVRDLPFFEEVVEGTPHTLTSKYYHDEQQGRISGEWEASSGAWRIDYKVWEFCHVLSGRCVIELEGSAPITLAAGDTFIIEPGAKGKWTVLEDMKKNFVILVPAH, from the coding sequence ATGACCCAGAAACTGACCGTGTTCCGCGAACTGGATATCCAACCGGTGCGCGACCTTCCCTTCTTTGAAGAGGTCGTGGAAGGCACCCCGCATACGCTGACGTCGAAGTACTATCACGATGAACAGCAAGGCCGCATTTCCGGCGAATGGGAAGCCAGCAGCGGAGCGTGGCGCATCGACTACAAGGTCTGGGAATTCTGCCATGTCCTGAGTGGACGCTGCGTCATCGAGCTCGAGGGTAGCGCCCCCATCACCCTGGCCGCTGGCGACACGTTCATTATCGAACCGGGCGCCAAGGGCAAATGGACCGTGCTGGAGGACATGAAAAAGAACTTCGTGATCCTCGTGCCCGCGCACTAG
- a CDS encoding AAA family ATPase produces MQRVMVIGQPGSGKSTLARKLGERTGLPVVHIDTIHWQPGWVERSREEKTRLCHEVEAGERWIFEGGHSTTWHNRLARADMLVWIDRPAPLRFWRVLLRTVLNHGRTRPDLPDNCPELLANLPEFFKFMWRTRISSREAMKRLVAMAPSGCRVVCLRSNRDTDIFLASVGTQADQAASRS; encoded by the coding sequence ATGCAGCGGGTGATGGTCATTGGTCAGCCAGGGTCCGGGAAAAGTACCCTGGCACGCAAGCTTGGCGAGCGCACAGGCTTGCCGGTCGTGCATATCGACACGATTCATTGGCAGCCCGGCTGGGTCGAACGCAGCCGGGAGGAGAAGACGCGTCTTTGCCATGAGGTCGAGGCCGGTGAGCGCTGGATCTTCGAAGGCGGGCATTCGACCACGTGGCACAACCGCCTGGCGCGTGCCGACATGTTGGTCTGGATTGATCGCCCGGCGCCGCTTCGATTCTGGCGCGTGCTCCTCAGGACGGTGCTGAACCACGGTCGAACCCGACCGGACTTGCCGGACAACTGCCCGGAACTGCTGGCCAACCTGCCAGAGTTTTTCAAGTTCATGTGGCGGACGAGAATCTCGTCTCGAGAGGCCATGAAGCGATTGGTGGCGATGGCCCCGTCGGGTTGTCGCGTGGTCTGCCTGCGAAGCAATCGGGATACCGATATTTTCCTTGCGAGTGTGGGCACACAGGCTGATCAGGCAGCCTCGAGATCGTAG
- a CDS encoding helix-turn-helix domain-containing protein, producing the protein MVKARPRPAVNGVASADRVLTVLTAFRIGDTALSLVELVERTGLIKSTIMRLMVSLENYGFITRMADGRYQLASEVMRLNAVYQEALDLEKHVMPRLHHLAEQSGETASFYVRHGAYRMCQYRVNSSHRLRMNLQPGDMRPMDEAASAQALRAPYQVGIALQKPYYSKGATDPHAASLALPIYGAQQELMGALVISGPVSRLTEEYAESLRDMFFEAARDLMRSLGFKASSADRQAAR; encoded by the coding sequence ATGGTGAAAGCGCGGCCGCGTCCAGCGGTGAATGGTGTGGCATCGGCGGATCGTGTCCTGACCGTGCTGACCGCGTTCCGGATAGGCGATACTGCGCTGAGCCTTGTCGAACTGGTTGAACGTACCGGGCTGATCAAGAGCACGATCATGCGCCTGATGGTATCCCTGGAAAACTACGGCTTCATCACCCGCATGGCCGATGGGCGCTATCAGCTGGCCAGCGAAGTCATGCGCTTGAATGCCGTGTACCAAGAGGCGCTCGACCTGGAAAAGCATGTGATGCCACGGCTGCATCATTTGGCCGAACAGTCCGGTGAGACCGCTTCGTTCTACGTGCGCCATGGCGCGTACCGGATGTGTCAGTACCGGGTCAACTCGTCCCATCGGCTGCGCATGAACCTGCAACCCGGCGACATGCGGCCAATGGACGAAGCGGCGAGTGCTCAGGCGCTGCGGGCGCCTTACCAGGTCGGCATCGCGTTGCAGAAACCTTACTATTCCAAAGGCGCCACTGACCCGCACGCCGCTTCGCTGGCATTGCCTATCTACGGGGCACAGCAGGAACTCATGGGCGCCCTGGTCATTTCAGGGCCCGTGAGCCGTCTGACCGAAGAGTATGCGGAAAGCCTCAGGGACATGTTCTTCGAAGCGGCGCGCGACCTGATGCGAAGCCTGGGTTTCAAGGCTTCATCGGCAGATCGGCAAGCGGCTCGGTAA
- a CDS encoding SMP-30/gluconolactonase/LRE family protein: MSYFAAPPTVETTVFTRLPDHFRNPRPTAWANANRQGRAIDSFLEGPSFDRQGRLYVTDIPNGRIFRISPQGEWELVCQYDGWPNGLKIHQDGRIFITDYKRGLMLLDPQTGAIEALLDSAGSEGFKGVNDLVFAPNGDLYFTDQGQTGLQDPSGRVYKLDTGGNLTCLLATIPSPNGIVYDPHLNHLLVAVTRAQQVWRIPLGNGAIVGKVGVFAQLHGGLGGPDGLALDAQSNLYIAHTGFGSVWKLSKVAEPLQRIVSCAGISNTNLAFGGEDGQTLFITESETASILQVRTTTPGLQLFSHS; encoded by the coding sequence ATGAGTTATTTCGCTGCCCCGCCGACCGTTGAAACCACGGTCTTTACGCGCCTTCCCGACCACTTCCGCAACCCGCGCCCCACCGCCTGGGCCAACGCCAATCGCCAAGGCCGGGCAATCGATTCGTTCCTCGAAGGCCCGTCGTTCGACCGCCAGGGGCGCCTGTATGTGACCGACATCCCCAACGGGCGGATCTTCCGCATCTCGCCTCAAGGCGAATGGGAGCTGGTGTGTCAGTACGATGGCTGGCCCAACGGCCTGAAGATTCACCAGGACGGGCGTATCTTCATCACTGACTATAAGCGCGGGCTTATGCTGCTCGACCCGCAAACCGGCGCCATCGAAGCGCTGCTCGATTCGGCCGGCTCGGAAGGTTTCAAAGGCGTCAATGACCTAGTCTTCGCGCCCAATGGTGACCTGTACTTCACCGACCAGGGCCAGACCGGACTGCAAGATCCCAGCGGCCGCGTATACAAGCTCGACACCGGCGGCAACCTCACCTGCCTGCTGGCCACCATTCCCAGCCCCAACGGCATCGTCTACGACCCGCATCTCAACCACCTGCTGGTGGCAGTGACCCGCGCGCAACAGGTCTGGCGCATCCCGTTGGGCAACGGCGCAATCGTCGGCAAGGTGGGCGTGTTCGCTCAATTGCATGGCGGCCTCGGCGGGCCGGACGGCCTCGCGCTCGACGCGCAGAGCAACCTGTACATCGCCCATACCGGTTTCGGCTCGGTCTGGAAACTGTCGAAAGTCGCAGAACCGCTGCAGCGTATCGTCTCCTGCGCGGGCATCAGCAACACCAACCTGGCGTTCGGTGGCGAAGACGGCCAGACCCTGTTCATTACCGAATCCGAAACCGCCAGCATCCTGCAGGTACGCACCACCACGCCTGGGCTGCAACTGTTTTCCCACAGCTGA
- a CDS encoding MFS transporter, translated as MTHDPLTAQAPLSDAEGERLMRRVLWRLVPFIFICYVISYLDRTNVGFAAISMNQDLGLTATMFGWAAGLFFFGYFLFEIPSNLLMQRFGARVWIARIMITWGLISMATAFATGPISFSIARFLLGLAEAGFTPGVYLYFTYWFPGKWRAKATAAFLLGIPVANIVGSPLSGWLMEQHGVWGLKNWQLLLVTESMPAVLLGIACLFVLVDTPAKAKWLDPREKAWLTQRLAAEQHAIGASHGNTLRAALTNPKVFTLAAINFCCIVGSIGIGMWLPQIIKGLGIDSGVVGFVVAMPYLLGALAMTLWARLANRSRQRLPYVVSALALAAMALVAAALTDQPVLKIASLCVAVASILSFQATFWAIPSTFLTGRAAAGGLAMIVSIGNLGGFTGPFLIGLIKDATQSFSMPFFAVASILLIGTCLMLWLGDPAKQQTPGQQGQTA; from the coding sequence ATGACCCACGACCCCCTCACCGCCCAGGCGCCGCTCAGCGATGCCGAGGGCGAACGGCTGATGCGCCGCGTTCTCTGGCGCCTGGTACCGTTCATCTTCATCTGCTATGTGATCAGCTACCTGGACCGCACCAATGTCGGCTTTGCAGCCATCAGCATGAACCAGGACCTGGGGCTGACCGCCACCATGTTCGGCTGGGCGGCCGGCCTGTTCTTCTTTGGCTATTTCCTTTTCGAGATACCCAGCAACCTGCTGATGCAGCGCTTCGGCGCCCGCGTCTGGATTGCGCGGATCATGATCACCTGGGGGCTGATTTCCATGGCCACGGCATTCGCCACCGGGCCGATCAGCTTCAGCATCGCGCGCTTTCTGCTGGGGCTTGCCGAAGCAGGTTTCACCCCAGGGGTGTACCTGTACTTCACCTACTGGTTCCCCGGTAAATGGCGGGCGAAAGCCACCGCCGCCTTCCTGCTGGGCATTCCGGTGGCCAACATCGTCGGCTCGCCCCTGTCCGGCTGGCTCATGGAGCAGCATGGTGTGTGGGGCCTGAAGAACTGGCAGCTGTTACTGGTCACCGAATCGATGCCAGCCGTGCTGCTGGGCATCGCCTGCCTGTTCGTACTGGTCGACACCCCGGCGAAGGCAAAATGGCTCGATCCGCGAGAGAAAGCCTGGCTGACCCAGCGCCTGGCCGCGGAGCAACACGCCATCGGTGCCTCCCACGGCAATACCCTGCGCGCCGCATTGACCAACCCCAAGGTGTTCACCCTGGCCGCCATCAACTTTTGCTGCATCGTCGGCTCGATCGGCATTGGCATGTGGCTGCCGCAGATCATCAAGGGCCTGGGCATCGACAGTGGCGTGGTCGGGTTCGTGGTGGCCATGCCCTACCTGCTTGGTGCGCTGGCCATGACGCTGTGGGCACGCCTGGCCAACCGCAGCCGCCAGCGCCTGCCCTATGTGGTCAGCGCGCTGGCATTGGCGGCGATGGCGCTGGTGGCGGCGGCCCTGACAGACCAGCCGGTGCTGAAGATCGCCAGCCTGTGCGTGGCGGTGGCGAGCATCCTGTCATTCCAGGCCACATTCTGGGCGATACCGTCGACCTTCCTGACAGGGCGCGCCGCCGCAGGTGGCCTGGCGATGATCGTCTCGATCGGCAACCTGGGCGGGTTCACCGGCCCGTTCCTGATCGGCCTGATCAAGGATGCTACCCAGAGCTTCAGCATGCCGTTCTTTGCCGTTGCATCGATCCTGCTGATCGGCACCTGCCTGATGCTGTGGCTTGGCGATCCAGCCAAACAGCAGACACCCGGCCAACAAGGCCAAACTGCATGA
- a CDS encoding MFS transporter, which translates to MRALAHRNFQIYFAGQGVSTLGKWVQQVALAWLAYHLTGSAVLLGLITFLSLAPQLFIGPLAGAWIDRHDKRRLLINVQLLLIVQSLVLAVATWQDWVDGPFIAVMALLLGLLNALETPLRQALIGSFVDEPADLPNALVLNAMLINAARFVGPPLAGGLIALAGEAACFALTAVAFLALLGGLLKVRGSAGPRASGSTAQVFREGLAYMWQTRHVRQLLVNVIMVNLLASCYAALLPILAKSVFAGDARILGWLWGAAGAGAFVATLVLAVGGALPRLRQFTDAGALLCAAALVGLWGAGALPLALVALGVLGFGITLSNVSTNMQLQSAAPSHLRGRVIAFYIAMRFGFEALGGMAAGLIAARWGAPATLGIAGVLLVTGLLGQYGMRRCR; encoded by the coding sequence GTGCGCGCACTTGCCCACCGCAATTTCCAGATCTATTTCGCTGGCCAGGGCGTCTCCACGCTAGGCAAATGGGTGCAGCAGGTTGCACTGGCCTGGCTGGCCTACCACTTGACCGGCTCCGCCGTGCTGCTGGGGCTGATCACCTTTCTTTCGCTGGCGCCGCAGCTGTTCATCGGCCCATTGGCAGGTGCCTGGATCGACCGGCACGACAAGCGCCGCTTGCTGATCAACGTGCAGCTGCTGCTGATCGTGCAGTCGCTGGTGCTGGCGGTGGCGACCTGGCAGGACTGGGTCGATGGCCCCTTCATCGCCGTCATGGCCTTGCTGCTTGGCTTGCTCAATGCCTTGGAGACGCCTTTGCGCCAGGCGCTGATCGGCAGTTTCGTCGACGAACCGGCAGACCTGCCGAATGCGCTGGTGCTCAATGCCATGTTGATCAATGCCGCCAGGTTCGTCGGCCCGCCGTTGGCCGGTGGGCTGATTGCCCTGGCCGGCGAGGCAGCCTGTTTCGCCCTGACTGCAGTGGCCTTCCTGGCCTTGCTCGGTGGCCTGCTGAAGGTGCGTGGCAGCGCTGGGCCAAGGGCCAGTGGCTCGACTGCCCAAGTGTTCCGCGAGGGGCTGGCGTACATGTGGCAGACGCGCCATGTGCGTCAGTTGCTGGTCAACGTGATCATGGTCAACCTGCTGGCATCCTGTTATGCAGCACTGCTGCCGATCCTCGCCAAGTCGGTGTTCGCCGGCGACGCGCGCATACTTGGCTGGTTGTGGGGGGCGGCGGGCGCGGGCGCGTTCGTGGCAACCCTGGTGCTGGCGGTGGGCGGTGCATTACCACGGCTGCGCCAGTTCACCGATGCCGGCGCACTGCTGTGTGCGGCTGCCCTGGTCGGCCTGTGGGGGGCGGGGGCACTGCCACTGGCGCTGGTGGCGCTGGGGGTTCTCGGTTTCGGCATCACGCTCAGCAATGTGAGTACCAACATGCAGCTGCAAAGCGCTGCGCCAAGCCATTTGCGTGGCCGGGTGATTGCCTTCTATATTGCCATGCGCTTCGGCTTCGAGGCACTGGGCGGTATGGCGGCGGGCCTGATCGCGGCCCGCTGGGGTGCGCCGGCGACCTTGGGAATCGCCGGCGTGCTCCTGGTGACCGGGCTGCTGGGTCAATACGGCATGCGCCGCTGCCGCTGA
- a CDS encoding RraA family protein, with protein sequence MSIGFQVLERARKVGDEWVARYREVPVANVSDSMNRMTAGGARLRPMHREGGLCGPALTVKARPGDNLMLHYAIDIAQPGDVIVVDAGGDLTNALIGEMMVAYAVKRGVAGIVINGAIRDAAYIGSGDFPLFAAGVSHRGPYKDGPGEINVPIAIDGMVIEPGDLVIGDADGLLCVPYEHVAEVYAGATAKHAAETAQMEKIAQGTNDRSWVLESLKNKGCLLPA encoded by the coding sequence ATGAGCATTGGCTTCCAAGTGCTTGAGCGCGCACGTAAAGTCGGGGATGAGTGGGTTGCACGTTACCGTGAGGTTCCGGTGGCCAATGTCAGTGACTCGATGAACCGCATGACTGCGGGTGGTGCCCGCCTGCGCCCCATGCACCGCGAAGGCGGGCTGTGCGGCCCGGCCCTTACGGTCAAGGCCCGCCCAGGTGACAACCTCATGCTGCACTACGCGATCGACATCGCTCAGCCGGGTGATGTGATCGTGGTCGACGCCGGCGGCGACCTGACCAACGCCCTGATTGGCGAAATGATGGTGGCCTACGCGGTCAAGCGTGGCGTGGCCGGTATCGTCATCAACGGCGCGATTCGCGATGCGGCCTACATCGGCTCGGGCGACTTCCCGCTGTTCGCTGCCGGTGTTTCGCACCGCGGCCCATACAAGGACGGCCCGGGCGAGATCAACGTGCCGATCGCCATCGATGGTATGGTGATCGAGCCAGGTGACCTGGTGATTGGTGATGCCGATGGCCTGCTGTGCGTGCCTTACGAGCACGTCGCCGAGGTGTATGCGGGCGCAACGGCCAAGCACGCTGCCGAAACCGCGCAGATGGAAAAAATTGCCCAAGGCACCAATGACCGCTCCTGGGTCCTGGAGTCCTTGAAGAACAAAGGCTGCCTGCTGCCAGCCTGA
- a CDS encoding hydroxyacid dehydrogenase: MSRTILLTGPELAAEAMNLAAEQGVRVVPTTPYLPAEELEAIIRKEQPDAIVVRQGSLTRAMIEASPKLKVIAKHGVGYNTIDIQAAADRGIPVSIAVGANAQSVAELAFALMFSVARQTALLDARMRDGHWDKASANGIELSGKTLGLVGLGSIGGILMDLVAPLRMQVKVYDPYLKQLPARPHVEREEDFDRLLAESDIISLHCPLTETNRNLIGAAQFARMRPGAILINTARGELIDTHALVAALSERRIAGAGLDTFSPEPPPADSPLWGLPTLVATPHVGANTSEARERVGLVALQQVLDVWAGKALDPRCVVNRHLFAS, from the coding sequence ATGTCCCGAACCATTCTGCTGACCGGCCCCGAGCTTGCCGCCGAGGCCATGAACCTTGCCGCCGAACAGGGCGTGAGGGTCGTCCCGACCACGCCCTACCTGCCGGCCGAAGAGCTGGAAGCCATCATTCGCAAGGAACAGCCCGACGCCATCGTTGTCCGCCAGGGCAGCCTGACCCGCGCCATGATCGAGGCATCGCCCAAGCTGAAAGTGATCGCCAAGCACGGTGTGGGCTACAACACCATCGATATCCAGGCCGCCGCGGACCGCGGCATCCCGGTATCGATCGCCGTGGGCGCAAATGCCCAGTCGGTCGCCGAGCTGGCCTTCGCCCTGATGTTCAGCGTGGCTCGGCAAACGGCCTTGCTGGATGCGCGCATGCGTGACGGGCATTGGGACAAGGCCTCGGCCAACGGCATCGAGCTGTCGGGCAAGACCCTGGGCCTGGTCGGCCTGGGCTCGATCGGCGGTATCCTGATGGACCTGGTGGCGCCGTTGCGCATGCAGGTCAAGGTGTACGACCCCTATCTCAAGCAGTTGCCGGCGCGCCCGCATGTCGAACGTGAAGAAGACTTCGATCGCCTGCTGGCGGAAAGCGATATCATCAGCCTGCATTGCCCGCTGACCGAGACCAACCGCAACCTGATCGGCGCTGCGCAGTTCGCGCGCATGCGCCCAGGCGCGATCCTGATCAACACCGCCCGGGGCGAGCTGATCGACACCCACGCCCTGGTCGCGGCGCTCAGCGAAAGGCGAATCGCCGGCGCCGGCCTGGACACCTTCAGCCCCGAGCCACCGCCCGCCGACAGCCCGCTGTGGGGTCTGCCGACCCTTGTCGCCACGCCGCATGTCGGCGCCAACACCAGCGAAGCCCGTGAGCGTGTAGGCCTGGTAGCGCTGCAACAGGTTCTCGATGTCTGGGCGGGCAAGGCGCTGGATCCGCGTTGCGTGGTCAACCGCCACCTGTTCGCCAGCTGA
- a CDS encoding MFS transporter produces MTSAPSRPDELERSTMRRVAWRLLPFLILCYLIAIIDRGNIGMASLQMNEDLQLTAKVFGFASSLFFFAYFLVEVPSNLAMQRYGARIWIARIMITWGLISAGTAFVQGANSLYVMRFLLGAAEAGFFPGVLLYLTYWLPSAYRARMVALFMVAIPAANFIGSPLSGLLLSLDGWLGMRGWHWLFILEGIPAVLLGIACLFVLTDRPEQASWLNDEQRGWLTGRLAAEAAKKTAIGHISLWKLLRHKDIWLLALIYSGASAAGSTMSVWAPQLLKTFGLSAMEIGLVNAIPYGIASVLMIIWGRSSDRTGERRWHTAMTMLLIAVGLLMTLFTSSLPATVVMLTMVLVGAYSMKGPFWALVSGWLSSSTAAAGLAAVGAMANLIGGGLMVNAYGAIHDATGSYSLALMPLAALCTVAGIAVLVIGRKRQREQAEAASAISVK; encoded by the coding sequence ATGACTTCAGCACCATCCCGCCCGGATGAACTCGAACGCAGCACCATGCGGCGGGTCGCCTGGCGCCTGCTGCCCTTCCTGATCCTCTGCTACCTGATCGCGATCATCGATCGGGGCAACATCGGCATGGCTTCCCTGCAGATGAACGAAGACCTGCAGCTCACGGCCAAGGTGTTCGGCTTCGCCAGCAGCCTGTTCTTCTTCGCCTACTTCCTGGTCGAAGTGCCCAGCAACCTGGCCATGCAACGCTATGGCGCGCGCATCTGGATCGCCCGCATCATGATCACCTGGGGCCTGATCTCGGCTGGCACGGCGTTCGTCCAGGGCGCCAACTCGCTGTACGTGATGCGCTTCCTGCTCGGTGCTGCCGAGGCCGGGTTCTTCCCGGGCGTGTTGCTGTACCTCACCTACTGGCTGCCCTCGGCCTACCGTGCGCGCATGGTAGCGTTGTTCATGGTGGCGATCCCGGCCGCCAATTTCATCGGTTCGCCGCTGTCCGGCCTGCTGCTGAGCCTGGATGGCTGGCTGGGCATGCGTGGCTGGCACTGGCTGTTCATTCTCGAGGGCATCCCCGCCGTACTGCTGGGCATCGCCTGCCTGTTCGTGCTTACCGACCGCCCGGAACAGGCCTCGTGGCTCAACGACGAGCAGCGTGGCTGGCTCACCGGCCGTCTGGCTGCAGAAGCGGCGAAGAAGACCGCCATCGGCCACATCTCGCTGTGGAAGCTGCTGCGCCACAAAGATATCTGGCTGCTGGCACTGATCTACTCGGGCGCTTCCGCCGCGGGCAGCACCATGAGCGTGTGGGCCCCGCAGCTGCTGAAAACCTTCGGCCTCAGCGCCATGGAAATCGGCCTGGTCAATGCCATCCCTTATGGCATTGCCTCGGTGCTGATGATCATCTGGGGGCGCAGCTCCGACCGCACCGGCGAGCGCCGCTGGCATACCGCGATGACCATGCTGCTGATCGCGGTGGGCCTGCTGATGACGCTGTTCACCTCGTCCCTGCCGGCGACGGTGGTGATGCTGACCATGGTCCTGGTGGGGGCCTACTCGATGAAGGGGCCGTTCTGGGCACTGGTCTCGGGCTGGTTGTCCTCGTCGACGGCTGCGGCGGGGCTGGCAGCCGTGGGCGCCATGGCCAACCTGATTGGCGGTGGCTTGATGGTCAATGCCTACGGTGCCATCCACGATGCCACCGGCAGCTACTCGCTGGCTCTGATGCCGTTGGCCGCGCTGTGCACCGTGGCCGGTATCGCGGTGCTGGTCATCGGCCGCAAGCGCCAGCGCGAGCAAGCCGAGGCAGCCAGCGCCATCAGCGTCAAGTAA